A genomic region of Drosophila pseudoobscura strain MV-25-SWS-2005 chromosome 5, UCI_Dpse_MV25, whole genome shotgun sequence contains the following coding sequences:
- the Ank gene encoding ankyrin-3 isoform X1 → MTLGENTIQSENKNLSEDTMTTKTNYKPADNGISLDKINGNTKYEKQNDSTISFLRAARSGDLTKLLDFIESGEISDINSCNANGLNALHLAAKDGYVDICSELLKRGIKVDNATKKGNTALHIASLAGQQHVIKQLIQSNANVNVQSLNGFTPLYMAAQENHDNCCRLLLAKGANPSLATEDGFTPLAVAMQQGHDKVVAVLLESDVRGKVRLPALHIAAKKNDVSAATLLLQHDHNADIVSKSGFTPLHIAAHYGNVDIATLLLDHGADVNYIAKHNISPLHVACKWGKSTVCRLLLSHGARIDGPTRDGLTPLHCASRSGHVEVIELLLRHNAPILSKTKNGLSALHMSAQGEHDEAARLLLEHKAPVDEVTVDYLTALHVAAHCGHVRVAKLLLDYGANPNSRALNGFTPLHIACKKNRIKVAELLIKHGATISATTESGLTPLHVASFMGCMNIVIYLLQHDASPDIPTVRGETPLHLAARANQTDIIRILLRNGAQVDAVAREGQTPLHVASRLGNIDIIMLMLQHGAEINAKTKDKYTALHIAAKEGQEEVSLALLESGARLDEVTQKGFTPLHLASKYGHQKVVALLLEKGASIDCQGKNDVTPLHVASHYDHQPVVMVLLENGASPKICARNGHSAVHIVAKKNNVEMAQHLIQHGADVGAISKSGFSPLHLAAQEGHLPMVELLLENGATSAAAKNGLTPLHLASQEGHVPVAQILLENGASISERTKNGYTPLHIAAHYGQINLVKYLLENDADIEMSTNIGYTPLHQAAQQGHIMIISLLLRHKANPDALTNNGKTALNIASNLGYVTAVETLKVVTQTSITNMSIGMVGEKYKVVSPELMHETLLSDSEDEGGDELLDHNQYKYMATDDLKANYGHDHDHQNFDTTNPENDQMDISVGHPLEKVTYFIFPLSQILIEKISIYACIYKEMIKHEEQELSASTIGRQSDNSLIVRPPVHLGFLVSFLVDARGGSMRGYRHSGVRIIVPPKACSEPTRITCRYVKPQRVANPPPLMEGEALVSRILEMSPVEGKFLSPITLEVPHFGSLRENEREIIILRSDNGESWREHSLYENEEHILDALHDAIDADVNPLEELHTSRIVRIVTQNVPHFFAVVSRVRQEVHAIGPDGGTVSSIAVPQVQAIFPPHALTKKIRVGLQAQPVDLVGCSKLLGQGVAVSPVVTVEPRRRKFHKAITLSIPAPKACTKGMVNASYGNGNANAPTLRLLCSITGGQTRAAWEDVTGSTPLAFVKDSVTFTTTVSARFWLMDCRNIADAGRMATELYTYMTQVPFVVKFVIFAKRISYTEAKFSVFCMTDDKEDKTLEQQEYFTEIAKSRCIEVLQDQTIYIEFSGNLVPVLKSGEQLNTKFQAFRENRLSFIVHIKDPELPQSRICFMSEPKVGPGEAPQIPICALNVSVHDAKLSTHNENGLLESFDHGNNLYKEINRNDLINTEMKARATETAAIDNQNQNVIIDQPKNLKPNRAGSSKVIHHADISLLNICSLIGSDWPQLVKELGVPETDIDLFKAENIGDLTPEQRNLMLQFRLQEEQEGISAAKILSQALNRIGRADIIDQCIFNMEPVTDKSELDLTTVKKNESLTLTPTDSSDATRREDGNFCATPPSTPVEDENNKYDCKMRGTQEVVSEHTINLLGEAQEYVHQRIEAITDDSCVTRNEKFGNEPIDLIGLTVEPILLKRDATNIPIGGNSVTDETIKRSTGNAQDN, encoded by the exons ATGACACTAGGAGAGAACACGATacaaagcgaaaacaaaaatctaAGCGAAGACACAatgacaacaaaaacaaattataaacCTGCAGATAACGGGATATCCCTAGATAAAATAAATGGAAACACAAAATACGAAAAGCAG AACGACTCAACGATATCATTTTTACGAGCTGCCCGCAGTGGAGATTTAACAAAACTTCTTGATTTTATCGAAAGTGGTGAGATATCGGATATTAACAGTTGCAATGCG AACGGCCTAAACGCTCTACACCTAGCGGCAAAGGATGGATATGTCGATATTTGCAGTGAGTTGCTGAAGAGAGGCATCAAAGTGGACAACGCAACCAAAAAAGGAAATACAGCCTTGCATATAGCTTCGCTGGCGGGTCAACAACATGTTATTAAGCAACTTATTCAGTCGAATGCAAATGTAAACGTGCAATCGTTAAATGGATTCACACCGCTGTATATGGCAGCTCAGGAGAATCACGACAACTGTTGCAGACTGCTCTTGGCAAAAGGAGCGAACCCGTCGCTGGCCACAGAAGACGGCTTTACACCATTAGCTGTGGCAATGCAGCAAGGTCACGATAAGGTGGTGGCAGTCCTACTGGAAAGTGATGTTCGTGGAAAGGTGCGTCTTCCGGCACTTCACATTGCAGCCAAAAAGAACGACGTAAGCGCAGCcacactgctgctgcagcatgaTCACAATGCCGACATTGTTTCCAAGTCTGGCTTTACGCCTCTGCACATTGCCGCTCATTATGGGAACGTGGACATAGCCACCTTGTTGCTGGACCACGGTGCTGATGTCAACTATATTGCCAAACACAATATATCGCCGTTGCACGTGGCCTGCAAGTGGGGAAAGTCTACAGTTTGCAGGTTATTGTTGTCTCATGGCGCACGCATAGATGGACCCACACGAGACGGCCTGACACCGCTACACTGTGCCTCACGATCAGGCCATGTTGAGGTTATTGAGCTCCTGCTACGTCACAATGCTCCAATACTATCGAAGACAAAGAATGGATTGTCGGCCTTACATATGTCCGCACAGGGCGAACACGATGAGGCGGCGCGTCTACTTTTAGAACATAAGGCTCCAGTAGACGAGGTAACCGTTGATTATTTGACAGCGCTCCATGTGGCCGCACACTGTGGCCATGTGAGGGTGGCCAAACTTCTGCTTGACTACGGTGCAAATCCAAACTCACGTGCCCTCAACGGTTTCACTCCCCTTCATATTGCCTGTAAGAAGAATCGCATCAAAGTAGCTGAATTACTCATCAAGCATGGAGCTACCATTAGTGCAACCACGGAATCTGGCCTTACACCATTGCACGTGGCTAGTTTTATGG GTTGCATGAACATTGTTATTTACTTGCTGCAGCACGACGCTAGCCCAGATATACCAACAGTACGCGGAGAGACACCATTGCATTTAGCAGCGCGTGCCAATCAA ACGGACATAATTCGAATTTTGCTTCGCAACGGAGCGCAGGTTGATGCAGTCGCTCGGGAAGGACAAACACCACTACATGTGGCTTCCCGATTGGGCAATATTGATATAATTATGCTGATGTTGCAGCATGGAGCCGAGATAAATGCTAAAACTAAGGATAAGTACACGGCGCTTCACATTGCGGCGAAGGAAGGTCAGGAGGAAGTCAGCTTAGCGTTGCTCGAGAGCGGCGCACGACTAGATGAGGTCACACAAAAGGGTTTCACTCCATTGCATTTAGCAAGCAAATACGGACATCAAAAGGTGGTGGCTCTATTGCTTGAGAAGGGTGCTTCCATTGATTGTCAGGGCAAGAACGATGTGACTCCATTGCACGTAGCGTCACACTATGACCATCAGCCAGTAGTGATGGTACTTCTGGAGAACGGTGCATCCCCAAAAATATGCGCCCGCAACGGACACAGTGCCGTGCATATTGttgcaaaaaagaacaacgTAGAAATGGCGCAGCACCTTATACAGCATGGTGCTGATGTCGGTGCCATCAGCAAATCTGGCTTTTCCCCATTGCATCTAGCTGCCCAAGAGGGGCATTTGCCTATGGTTGAACTTTTGCTAGAAAATGGTGCCACGAGTGCTGCTGCTAAGAATGGCCTAACCCCATTGCATTTAGCTTCCCAAGAAGGCCACGTCCCTGTCGCGCAGATTCTATTGGAAAACGGTGCAAGCATTTCAGAGCGCACCAAAAATGGCTACACGCCGCTTCACATTGCCGCCCACTACGGACAAATTAATCTCGTAAAATATCTCCTTGAAAATGATGCTGACATTGAAATGTCAACCAACATTGGCTATACACCACTGCATCAGGCTGCCCAGCAGGGTCATATAATGATCATTAGTCTCTTGTTGCGCCACAAGGCGAATCCAGATGCTTTAACAAAC AATGGTAAAACTGCTCTAAATATTGCGAGCAACTTGGGCTACGTTACAGCAGTGGAAACACTTAAGGTCGTCACCCAAACATCTATCACCAATATGAGCATTGGAATGGTGGGAGAAAAATACAAGGTTGTGTCACCGGAGCTTATGCATGAAACGCTACTCTCTGATTCCGAAGACGAAGGCGGGGACGAGCTTTTAGACCATAATCAATACAAATATATGGCTACCGATGATTTGAAAGCAAACTATGGCCATGATCACGACCACCAAAACTTCGACACCACAAATCCTGAAAATGATCAAATGGATATATCTGTTGGACATCCTCTCGAAAAAG ttacatattttattttcccaTTGTCGCAAATATTAATCGAGAAAATTTCGATTTATGCTTGTATCTATAAAGAAATGATCAAGCATGAAGAGCAAGAGCTGAGTGCATCTACAATAGGACGTCAAAGCGATAATTCTCTTATTGTCCGCCCACCTGTTCACTTGGG ATTTCTCGTATCGTTCTTAGTAGATGCCCGTGGTGGATCTATGCGCGGGTATCGACACAGTGGAGTGCGCATCATCGTTCCCCCGAAGGCATGTTCTGAGCCAACGCGCATTACTTGCCGTTATGTCAAACCCCAAAGAGTGGCAAACCCTCCGCCATTGATGGAAGGCGAGGCACTGGTAAGTCGAATTCTGGAGATGTCCCCGGTGGAAGGAAAGTTTTTGAG CCCAATTACACTAGAGGTGCCCCATTTTGGATCACTTAGAGAAAACGAACGCGAAATTATCATACTGCGCTCGGACAACGGCGAGAGTTGGCGAGAACATAGCTTATATGAGAATGAAGAACATATTCTAGACGCCTTGCATGACGCCATTGATGCGGATGTTAATCCGCTGGAGGAACTACACACAAGCCGCATAGTTCGTATCGTTACACAGAACGTTCCGcacttttttgctgttgtatCGCGTGTGCGTCAGGAGGTGCATGCTATCGGACCCGATGGCGGAACGGTTTCTTCGATAGCTGTACCACAGGTTCAAGCCATTTTTCCACCTCATGCCTTGACTAAGAAAATTCGAGTCGGTCTTCAGGCACAGCCAGTAGACCTGGTTGGTTGTTCTAAGCTTCTCGGTCAGGGCGTGGCTGTATCACCGGTGGTCACTGTGGAGCCACGACGTCGCAAATTTCATAAGGCGATAACACTGAGTATTCCTGCACCAAAGGCATGCACCAAGGGCATGGTTAATGCGTcctatggaaatggaaatgcaaatgcaccCACTCTTAGACTACTGTGTTCTATTACTGGTGGTCAGACACGCGCCGCATGGGAAGACGTTACCGGATCAACTCCGCTGGCTTTCGTCAAAGATAGCGTTACATTTACCACTACAGTTTCTGCACGCTTCTGGCTAATGGACTGCCGCAATATTGCAGACGCGGGCCGCATGGCTACAGAGCTCTACACCTATATGACACAAGTACCATTTGTCGTTAAGTTTGTGATCTTTGCAAAACGTATTTCCTATACGGAAGCAAAGTTTTCGGTCTTCTGCATGACTGATGATAAAGAGGACAAGACGCTAGAACAGCAGGAATACTTTACTGAAATTGCAAAGAGTAGGTGTATTGAGGTGCTGCAGGACCAGACTATTTACATAGAATTTTCGGGCAATCTTGTGCCAGTTTTAAAGTCGGGCGAGCAATTGAATACCAAGTTCCAAGCTTTTCGGGAAAATCGTCTTTCATTTATTGTTCACATCAAGGACCCAGAGCTGCCACAAAGTCGCATCTGTTTCATGAGCGAACCAAAGGTCGGACCCGGAGAAGCACCACAAATCCCAATCTGCGCTCTGAATGTGTCAGTGCACGATGCAAAACTGTCTACGCATAACGAAAATGGATTATTAGAGAGCTTTGACCATGGAAATAACTTGTACAAGGAAATCAATCGTAATGATTTAATAAACACCGAAATGAAAGCAAGAGCAACAGAAACGGCAGCAATTGataatcagaatcagaatgtTATAATTGACCAACCAAAAAACCTAAAACCGAATAGAGCTGGCTCCAGTAAAGTAATCCATCATGCCGACATAAGTTTGTTGAATATATGTAGCCTTATAGGCAGTGACTGGCCACAACTGGTGAAAGAATTGGGTGTACCCGAGACCGACATCGACCTTTTCAAAGCTGAGAATATTGGGGACCTTACACCCGAGCAGCGCAACTTGATGTTGCAGTTCCGACTTCAAGAAGAGCAAGAAGGGATCTCCGCAGCAAAAATCTTATCTCAAGCTCTAAATAGGATTGGTCGTGCCGACATTATAGATCagtgtatttttaatatggAGCCTGTCACTGATAAGTCGGAACTCGATTTGACTACAGTGAAGAAGAACGAGTCTCTGACGCTTACCCCTACAGATAGTTCAGATGCAACACGAAGGGAAGATG GTAATTTTTGTGCCACACCACCGTCAACTCCAGTTGAAgacgaaaataataaatatgacTGCAAAATGAGAGGCACACAAGAAGTTGTATCGGAGCACACAATAAATTTGCTGGGAGAAGCGCAGGAATATGTTCATCAACGAATAGAAG CTATAACAGATGATTCGTGTGTAACGCGGAATGAAAAATTTGGCAATGAGCCCATTGATCTAATTGGGTTGACAGTTGAGCCAATTCTGTTGAAGAGAGATGCCACAAATATTCCAATAGGTGGAAATTCTGTTACTGATGAAACAATAAAAAGATCAACAGGAAATGCTCAGGACAATTAA
- the Ank gene encoding ankyrin-3 isoform X2 encodes MTLGENTIQSENKNLSEDTMTTKTNYKPADNGISLDKINGNTKYEKQNDSTISFLRAARSGDLTKLLDFIESGEISDINSCNANGLNALHLAAKDGYVDICSELLKRGIKVDNATKKGNTALHIASLAGQQHVIKQLIQSNANVNVQSLNGFTPLYMAAQENHDNCCRLLLAKGANPSLATEDGFTPLAVAMQQGHDKVVAVLLESDVRGKVRLPALHIAAKKNDVSAATLLLQHDHNADIVSKSGFTPLHIAAHYGNVDIATLLLDHGADVNYIAKHNISPLHVACKWGKSTVCRLLLSHGARIDGPTRDGLTPLHCASRSGHVEVIELLLRHNAPILSKTKNGLSALHMSAQGEHDEAARLLLEHKAPVDEVTVDYLTALHVAAHCGHVRVAKLLLDYGANPNSRALNGFTPLHIACKKNRIKVAELLIKHGATISATTESGLTPLHVASFMGCMNIVIYLLQHDASPDIPTVRGETPLHLAARANQTDIIRILLRNGAQVDAVAREGQTPLHVASRLGNIDIIMLMLQHGAEINAKTKDKYTALHIAAKEGQEEVSLALLESGARLDEVTQKGFTPLHLASKYGHQKVVALLLEKGASIDCQGKNDVTPLHVASHYDHQPVVMVLLENGASPKICARNGHSAVHIVAKKNNVEMAQHLIQHGADVGAISKSGFSPLHLAAQEGHLPMVELLLENGATSAAAKNGLTPLHLASQEGHVPVAQILLENGASISERTKNGYTPLHIAAHYGQINLVKYLLENDADIEMSTNIGYTPLHQAAQQGHIMIISLLLRHKANPDALTNNGKTALNIASNLGYVTAVETLKVVTQTSITNMSIGMVGEKYKVVSPELMHETLLSDSEDEGGDELLDHNQYKYMATDDLKANYGHDHDHQNFDTTNPENDQMDISVGHPLEKEMIKHEEQELSASTIGRQSDNSLIVRPPVHLGFLVSFLVDARGGSMRGYRHSGVRIIVPPKACSEPTRITCRYVKPQRVANPPPLMEGEALVSRILEMSPVEGKFLSPITLEVPHFGSLRENEREIIILRSDNGESWREHSLYENEEHILDALHDAIDADVNPLEELHTSRIVRIVTQNVPHFFAVVSRVRQEVHAIGPDGGTVSSIAVPQVQAIFPPHALTKKIRVGLQAQPVDLVGCSKLLGQGVAVSPVVTVEPRRRKFHKAITLSIPAPKACTKGMVNASYGNGNANAPTLRLLCSITGGQTRAAWEDVTGSTPLAFVKDSVTFTTTVSARFWLMDCRNIADAGRMATELYTYMTQVPFVVKFVIFAKRISYTEAKFSVFCMTDDKEDKTLEQQEYFTEIAKSRCIEVLQDQTIYIEFSGNLVPVLKSGEQLNTKFQAFRENRLSFIVHIKDPELPQSRICFMSEPKVGPGEAPQIPICALNVSVHDAKLSTHNENGLLESFDHGNNLYKEINRNDLINTEMKARATETAAIDNQNQNVIIDQPKNLKPNRAGSSKVIHHADISLLNICSLIGSDWPQLVKELGVPETDIDLFKAENIGDLTPEQRNLMLQFRLQEEQEGISAAKILSQALNRIGRADIIDQCIFNMEPVTDKSELDLTTVKKNESLTLTPTDSSDATRREDGNFCATPPSTPVEDENNKYDCKMRGTQEVVSEHTINLLGEAQEYVHQRIEAITDDSCVTRNEKFGNEPIDLIGLTVEPILLKRDATNIPIGGNSVTDETIKRSTGNAQDN; translated from the exons ATGACACTAGGAGAGAACACGATacaaagcgaaaacaaaaatctaAGCGAAGACACAatgacaacaaaaacaaattataaacCTGCAGATAACGGGATATCCCTAGATAAAATAAATGGAAACACAAAATACGAAAAGCAG AACGACTCAACGATATCATTTTTACGAGCTGCCCGCAGTGGAGATTTAACAAAACTTCTTGATTTTATCGAAAGTGGTGAGATATCGGATATTAACAGTTGCAATGCG AACGGCCTAAACGCTCTACACCTAGCGGCAAAGGATGGATATGTCGATATTTGCAGTGAGTTGCTGAAGAGAGGCATCAAAGTGGACAACGCAACCAAAAAAGGAAATACAGCCTTGCATATAGCTTCGCTGGCGGGTCAACAACATGTTATTAAGCAACTTATTCAGTCGAATGCAAATGTAAACGTGCAATCGTTAAATGGATTCACACCGCTGTATATGGCAGCTCAGGAGAATCACGACAACTGTTGCAGACTGCTCTTGGCAAAAGGAGCGAACCCGTCGCTGGCCACAGAAGACGGCTTTACACCATTAGCTGTGGCAATGCAGCAAGGTCACGATAAGGTGGTGGCAGTCCTACTGGAAAGTGATGTTCGTGGAAAGGTGCGTCTTCCGGCACTTCACATTGCAGCCAAAAAGAACGACGTAAGCGCAGCcacactgctgctgcagcatgaTCACAATGCCGACATTGTTTCCAAGTCTGGCTTTACGCCTCTGCACATTGCCGCTCATTATGGGAACGTGGACATAGCCACCTTGTTGCTGGACCACGGTGCTGATGTCAACTATATTGCCAAACACAATATATCGCCGTTGCACGTGGCCTGCAAGTGGGGAAAGTCTACAGTTTGCAGGTTATTGTTGTCTCATGGCGCACGCATAGATGGACCCACACGAGACGGCCTGACACCGCTACACTGTGCCTCACGATCAGGCCATGTTGAGGTTATTGAGCTCCTGCTACGTCACAATGCTCCAATACTATCGAAGACAAAGAATGGATTGTCGGCCTTACATATGTCCGCACAGGGCGAACACGATGAGGCGGCGCGTCTACTTTTAGAACATAAGGCTCCAGTAGACGAGGTAACCGTTGATTATTTGACAGCGCTCCATGTGGCCGCACACTGTGGCCATGTGAGGGTGGCCAAACTTCTGCTTGACTACGGTGCAAATCCAAACTCACGTGCCCTCAACGGTTTCACTCCCCTTCATATTGCCTGTAAGAAGAATCGCATCAAAGTAGCTGAATTACTCATCAAGCATGGAGCTACCATTAGTGCAACCACGGAATCTGGCCTTACACCATTGCACGTGGCTAGTTTTATGG GTTGCATGAACATTGTTATTTACTTGCTGCAGCACGACGCTAGCCCAGATATACCAACAGTACGCGGAGAGACACCATTGCATTTAGCAGCGCGTGCCAATCAA ACGGACATAATTCGAATTTTGCTTCGCAACGGAGCGCAGGTTGATGCAGTCGCTCGGGAAGGACAAACACCACTACATGTGGCTTCCCGATTGGGCAATATTGATATAATTATGCTGATGTTGCAGCATGGAGCCGAGATAAATGCTAAAACTAAGGATAAGTACACGGCGCTTCACATTGCGGCGAAGGAAGGTCAGGAGGAAGTCAGCTTAGCGTTGCTCGAGAGCGGCGCACGACTAGATGAGGTCACACAAAAGGGTTTCACTCCATTGCATTTAGCAAGCAAATACGGACATCAAAAGGTGGTGGCTCTATTGCTTGAGAAGGGTGCTTCCATTGATTGTCAGGGCAAGAACGATGTGACTCCATTGCACGTAGCGTCACACTATGACCATCAGCCAGTAGTGATGGTACTTCTGGAGAACGGTGCATCCCCAAAAATATGCGCCCGCAACGGACACAGTGCCGTGCATATTGttgcaaaaaagaacaacgTAGAAATGGCGCAGCACCTTATACAGCATGGTGCTGATGTCGGTGCCATCAGCAAATCTGGCTTTTCCCCATTGCATCTAGCTGCCCAAGAGGGGCATTTGCCTATGGTTGAACTTTTGCTAGAAAATGGTGCCACGAGTGCTGCTGCTAAGAATGGCCTAACCCCATTGCATTTAGCTTCCCAAGAAGGCCACGTCCCTGTCGCGCAGATTCTATTGGAAAACGGTGCAAGCATTTCAGAGCGCACCAAAAATGGCTACACGCCGCTTCACATTGCCGCCCACTACGGACAAATTAATCTCGTAAAATATCTCCTTGAAAATGATGCTGACATTGAAATGTCAACCAACATTGGCTATACACCACTGCATCAGGCTGCCCAGCAGGGTCATATAATGATCATTAGTCTCTTGTTGCGCCACAAGGCGAATCCAGATGCTTTAACAAAC AATGGTAAAACTGCTCTAAATATTGCGAGCAACTTGGGCTACGTTACAGCAGTGGAAACACTTAAGGTCGTCACCCAAACATCTATCACCAATATGAGCATTGGAATGGTGGGAGAAAAATACAAGGTTGTGTCACCGGAGCTTATGCATGAAACGCTACTCTCTGATTCCGAAGACGAAGGCGGGGACGAGCTTTTAGACCATAATCAATACAAATATATGGCTACCGATGATTTGAAAGCAAACTATGGCCATGATCACGACCACCAAAACTTCGACACCACAAATCCTGAAAATGATCAAATGGATATATCTGTTGGACATCCTCTCGAAAAAG AAATGATCAAGCATGAAGAGCAAGAGCTGAGTGCATCTACAATAGGACGTCAAAGCGATAATTCTCTTATTGTCCGCCCACCTGTTCACTTGGG ATTTCTCGTATCGTTCTTAGTAGATGCCCGTGGTGGATCTATGCGCGGGTATCGACACAGTGGAGTGCGCATCATCGTTCCCCCGAAGGCATGTTCTGAGCCAACGCGCATTACTTGCCGTTATGTCAAACCCCAAAGAGTGGCAAACCCTCCGCCATTGATGGAAGGCGAGGCACTGGTAAGTCGAATTCTGGAGATGTCCCCGGTGGAAGGAAAGTTTTTGAG CCCAATTACACTAGAGGTGCCCCATTTTGGATCACTTAGAGAAAACGAACGCGAAATTATCATACTGCGCTCGGACAACGGCGAGAGTTGGCGAGAACATAGCTTATATGAGAATGAAGAACATATTCTAGACGCCTTGCATGACGCCATTGATGCGGATGTTAATCCGCTGGAGGAACTACACACAAGCCGCATAGTTCGTATCGTTACACAGAACGTTCCGcacttttttgctgttgtatCGCGTGTGCGTCAGGAGGTGCATGCTATCGGACCCGATGGCGGAACGGTTTCTTCGATAGCTGTACCACAGGTTCAAGCCATTTTTCCACCTCATGCCTTGACTAAGAAAATTCGAGTCGGTCTTCAGGCACAGCCAGTAGACCTGGTTGGTTGTTCTAAGCTTCTCGGTCAGGGCGTGGCTGTATCACCGGTGGTCACTGTGGAGCCACGACGTCGCAAATTTCATAAGGCGATAACACTGAGTATTCCTGCACCAAAGGCATGCACCAAGGGCATGGTTAATGCGTcctatggaaatggaaatgcaaatgcaccCACTCTTAGACTACTGTGTTCTATTACTGGTGGTCAGACACGCGCCGCATGGGAAGACGTTACCGGATCAACTCCGCTGGCTTTCGTCAAAGATAGCGTTACATTTACCACTACAGTTTCTGCACGCTTCTGGCTAATGGACTGCCGCAATATTGCAGACGCGGGCCGCATGGCTACAGAGCTCTACACCTATATGACACAAGTACCATTTGTCGTTAAGTTTGTGATCTTTGCAAAACGTATTTCCTATACGGAAGCAAAGTTTTCGGTCTTCTGCATGACTGATGATAAAGAGGACAAGACGCTAGAACAGCAGGAATACTTTACTGAAATTGCAAAGAGTAGGTGTATTGAGGTGCTGCAGGACCAGACTATTTACATAGAATTTTCGGGCAATCTTGTGCCAGTTTTAAAGTCGGGCGAGCAATTGAATACCAAGTTCCAAGCTTTTCGGGAAAATCGTCTTTCATTTATTGTTCACATCAAGGACCCAGAGCTGCCACAAAGTCGCATCTGTTTCATGAGCGAACCAAAGGTCGGACCCGGAGAAGCACCACAAATCCCAATCTGCGCTCTGAATGTGTCAGTGCACGATGCAAAACTGTCTACGCATAACGAAAATGGATTATTAGAGAGCTTTGACCATGGAAATAACTTGTACAAGGAAATCAATCGTAATGATTTAATAAACACCGAAATGAAAGCAAGAGCAACAGAAACGGCAGCAATTGataatcagaatcagaatgtTATAATTGACCAACCAAAAAACCTAAAACCGAATAGAGCTGGCTCCAGTAAAGTAATCCATCATGCCGACATAAGTTTGTTGAATATATGTAGCCTTATAGGCAGTGACTGGCCACAACTGGTGAAAGAATTGGGTGTACCCGAGACCGACATCGACCTTTTCAAAGCTGAGAATATTGGGGACCTTACACCCGAGCAGCGCAACTTGATGTTGCAGTTCCGACTTCAAGAAGAGCAAGAAGGGATCTCCGCAGCAAAAATCTTATCTCAAGCTCTAAATAGGATTGGTCGTGCCGACATTATAGATCagtgtatttttaatatggAGCCTGTCACTGATAAGTCGGAACTCGATTTGACTACAGTGAAGAAGAACGAGTCTCTGACGCTTACCCCTACAGATAGTTCAGATGCAACACGAAGGGAAGATG GTAATTTTTGTGCCACACCACCGTCAACTCCAGTTGAAgacgaaaataataaatatgacTGCAAAATGAGAGGCACACAAGAAGTTGTATCGGAGCACACAATAAATTTGCTGGGAGAAGCGCAGGAATATGTTCATCAACGAATAGAAG CTATAACAGATGATTCGTGTGTAACGCGGAATGAAAAATTTGGCAATGAGCCCATTGATCTAATTGGGTTGACAGTTGAGCCAATTCTGTTGAAGAGAGATGCCACAAATATTCCAATAGGTGGAAATTCTGTTACTGATGAAACAATAAAAAGATCAACAGGAAATGCTCAGGACAATTAA
- the Gar1 gene encoding LOW QUALITY PROTEIN: keratin, type II cytoskeletal 1 (The sequence of the model RefSeq protein was modified relative to this genomic sequence to represent the inferred CDS: deleted 1 base in 1 codon), with product MAFGRPRGGGGGRGFRGGGGSGGGGGFKSGGSFNRGGGGFNRGGGRGGGRGAFDNGPPERVIPIGNFVYTCQNDLICKVAIEDVPYFNAPIFLENKEQIGKIDEILAQFVITPCPLSCRKMFMQTVLNLIKLCLLILGNYCLSQGFYQNPHSQKDLRKRAQQVDLVFKGVVLIEAEWVAGVHGTALEPVALEELGVEQEVEDLTEDAVVQAETVVGAGSFRY from the exons ATGGCATTTGGTCGACCTcgcggtggtggcggcggaaGAGGATTTCGCGGCGGTGGTGGTAGCGGCGGCGGAGGTGGCTTCAAGTCTGGAGGAAGTTTCAACAGAGGAGGTGGTGGCTTCAACCGTGGTGGTGGTCGCGGAGGAGGTCGTGGAGCATTTGATAATG gTCCGCCAGAACGTGTTATTCCCATAGGAAACTTTGTTTATACATGCCAGAATGATTTAATTTGCAAAGTTGCGATAGAGGATGTTCCTTATTTCAATGCACCAATATTTCTCGAAAATAAAGAACAGATTGGAAAAATCGATGAAATA TTGGCACAGTTCGTGATTACTCCGTGTCCATTAAGTTGTCGGAAAATGTTTATGCAAACAGTTTTAAACCTGATCAAACTTTGTTTATTGATCCTGGGAAACTATTGCCTATCGCAAGGTTTTTACCAAAACCCCCACAGCCAAAAGGACTTAAGAAAAAGGGCGCAACAGGTGGACCTGGTTTTCAAAGGGGTGGTTTTAATCGAGGCGGAATGG GTGGCCGGGGTGCACGGAACAGCTTTGGAGCCAGTGGCTTTAGAGGAACTGGGCGTggagcaggaggtggaggatTTAACAGAGGACGCGGTGGTGCAGGCGGAAACGGTCGTGGGCGCTGGTAGTTTTCGTTATTAG